The following coding sequences are from one Diabrotica virgifera virgifera chromosome 2, PGI_DIABVI_V3a window:
- the LOC114327313 gene encoding opsin, ultraviolet-sensitive-like: MFFLWYIFLFSSNISPIIGESNFNVSLSQDTKENITALIDRFKEVWAFDDWKNLGVFTEDYILDINFHWLKYDPPSNICFYASGVYYIFLMFIGVSGNFLVIFLFIKCKALRTSANTLIVNLAISDGLMTLKAPIFIINSFYRGPALGDIACRIYGFFGGLTGTISIITLSVISFDRYFVIKYPLNRSFSDIRVKICLLITWLYAALFAFVPALDIGFGKYTYEGYLTSCSFDYLADDPKIKNFIIIFFFAAWVVPFTLISFSYINIWKVVYTRAKSQKKGRDSFRHVKEEDKKKQEVKLALIVLSTIGVWFLSWTPYAVVALLGVTGHKNLIGPTTSMLPAMFCKTASCINAYIYALSHPKFKGEVEKICFISFGKKDKNKVWTEDSKTEITTVGEICKPDKPIPEYPGSTQTLSMNDVTSIGSRELPGTLKRQGTVVEMICLRPSFSNKPTSFRKLARRWSSKEKQKDFRELDDHVDVVSVLFCEQFGKFFVKCLYF, from the exons TCAGGACACAAAGGAAAATATCACTGCGCTGATTGATAGATTCAAAGAAGTTTGGGCCTTTGATGACTGGAAAAATCTAGGTGTATTTACCGAAGATTACATTCTAGACATCAATTTCCATTGGCTCAAATATGACCCTCCTAGTAATATATGCTTTTATGCTTCAGGAGTCTATTATATTTTTCTTATGTTCATTGGCGTATCTGGTAACTTCTTGGTGATCTTCTTATTTATAAA ATGCAAGGCTCTGAGAACCTCAGCGAATACTCTTATTGTCAACTTGGCAATTAGCGATGGACTGATGACTCTTAAAGCGCCCATATTTATCATCAACTCTTTTTATCGGGGACCGGCACTTGGAGATATAG ctTGTCGCATTTACGGTTTTTTTGGAGGTCTTACAGGAACAATATCAATAATAACATTAAGCGTAATATCATTCGACCGATATTTCGTTATCAAATACCCTCTTAACAGAAGCTTCTCAGACATAAGAGTAAAAATCTGCCTGTTAATCACCTGGTTATATGCAGCTCTCTTCGCCTTCGTTCCTGCTCTAGATATTGGATTTGGAAAATACACATACGAGGGATACCTCACCAGCTGCAGCTTCGACTATCTGGCAGACGATCCCAAAATCAAAAACTTCAtcataatatttttctttgcagCTTGGGTTGTTCCCTTCACCTTAATCTCTTTCAGCTATATTAACATATGGAAAGTGGTGTACACCAGGGCCAAGTCTCAGAAAAAAGGCAGGGACTCTTTTAGGCACGTCAAAGAAGAAGACAAGAAGAAACAGGAAGTTAAGTTGGCGTTGATAGTACTGTCTACTATTGGAGTGTGGTTTCTTTCTTGGACTCCCTATGCTGTAGTAGCGTTGCTGGGTGTAACAGGTCACAAAAATTTGATAGGTCCTACGACTTCTATGCTACCAGCGATGTTTTGCAAAACAGCTAGCTGCATTAATGCCTACATATATGCATTGTCTCATCCAAAATTTAAGGGAGAAGTTGAGAAAATATGTTTTATCTCCTTCGGAAAGAAAGATAAAAATAAG GTATGGACAGAAGATTCTAAAACAGAAATAACAACAGTAGGCGAAATATGCAAACCGGACAAACCTATCCCAGAGTACCCAGGATCCACCCAAACTCTATCCATGAACGACGTGACATCCATTGGTAGTCGGGAGCTGCCCGGTACTCTAAAGAGACAAGGTACTGTTGTCGAAATGATTTGCTTAAGACCCTCTTTTAGTAACAAGCCTACGAGTTTTAGAAAGTTAGCGAGACGCTGGTCCTCGAAAGAGAAACAAAAGGATTTTAGAGAGTTAGATGACCATGTTGACGTAGTGAGCGTACTTTTTTGCGAACAATTTGGAAAATTCTTTGTTAAATGCTTGTATTTTTAG